Proteins from a genomic interval of Luteolibacter sp. Y139:
- a CDS encoding DUF1501 domain-containing protein translates to MFPDLQTEKLRHITRRRFLRDCPGGIGGLWLAAQGLAGAAGKLKISHDPSAPLAPLLPSFAPKAKRIIYLHMDGAPSQLELFEYKPVLAKYNGKECPKEYLEGQRFAFIQGVPKMLGPQFEFKQHGQCGAWVSDRLPELSKHVDKLCFIRTMQTDQFNHGPAQLLLHTGNQNLGYPAMGSWLTWGLGTDNQNLPGFMVLISGGRFPRAGASLWGSGFLPSVYQGVQCRSAGDPILNTTNPAGVSRDVRRAALDTLAKLNTKAHEDFGDPETITRIAQYEMAYRMQVSVPEVMSIEDEPAHIHEMYGTSPGKDSFANNCLLARRLAESGVRFIQLFDWGWDSHGSNASEALNDGFVKKCNDIDKPIAALLTDLEQRGMLEDTLVVWGGEFGRTPMQENRGGGDGNRFTGRDHNPNAFTIWMAGAGVKPGFSFGETDEMGYHVASDPVHLRDFHATLLHLFGFEHQRLAFPFQGLDQKLTGVKPAKVVKGILA, encoded by the coding sequence ATGTTTCCCGACCTCCAGACTGAAAAGCTCCGGCACATCACGCGCCGCCGGTTCCTTCGCGATTGTCCGGGCGGTATCGGAGGCCTGTGGCTCGCAGCCCAAGGTCTCGCAGGTGCCGCGGGGAAACTGAAGATCAGCCACGATCCCTCGGCACCGCTTGCACCATTGCTGCCATCGTTCGCGCCGAAGGCGAAGCGGATCATCTACCTCCACATGGACGGCGCTCCGAGCCAGCTCGAGCTGTTCGAATACAAGCCGGTGCTCGCGAAATACAATGGCAAGGAGTGCCCGAAGGAATACCTGGAAGGCCAGCGCTTCGCCTTCATCCAAGGCGTGCCGAAGATGCTCGGCCCGCAGTTCGAGTTCAAGCAACACGGCCAGTGCGGCGCATGGGTCTCCGATCGCCTGCCAGAGCTGTCGAAGCACGTCGACAAGCTATGCTTCATCCGCACGATGCAGACGGACCAGTTCAATCACGGCCCGGCCCAGTTGCTCCTGCACACCGGCAATCAAAACCTCGGCTATCCCGCCATGGGCTCATGGCTCACCTGGGGCCTCGGCACGGACAACCAGAACTTGCCCGGCTTCATGGTGTTGATCTCCGGCGGTCGCTTCCCGCGCGCCGGAGCCTCGCTCTGGGGTAGCGGCTTCCTGCCATCCGTCTATCAGGGCGTGCAGTGCCGCTCTGCCGGCGATCCGATTCTCAATACCACCAATCCAGCAGGCGTGAGCCGCGATGTCCGGCGCGCCGCACTCGACACGCTGGCGAAGCTCAACACCAAGGCTCACGAGGATTTCGGCGATCCCGAGACCATCACCCGCATCGCCCAATACGAGATGGCCTATCGCATGCAGGTATCCGTCCCGGAGGTAATGAGCATCGAGGACGAGCCCGCCCACATCCACGAGATGTATGGCACCTCGCCGGGCAAGGATTCCTTCGCTAACAATTGCCTGCTCGCCCGTCGTCTCGCCGAGTCAGGCGTGCGCTTCATCCAGCTCTTCGATTGGGGCTGGGACTCCCACGGCTCGAATGCTTCCGAGGCCCTCAACGACGGCTTCGTGAAGAAGTGCAACGACATCGACAAGCCAATCGCCGCACTGCTCACCGATCTGGAACAGCGCGGCATGCTAGAAGACACCCTAGTCGTGTGGGGCGGCGAATTCGGCCGCACGCCGATGCAGGAAAACCGCGGTGGCGGTGATGGCAATCGCTTCACCGGCCGCGATCACAATCCGAACGCCTTCACCATCTGGATGGCCGGTGCGGGAGTGAAGCCAGGCTTCAGCTTCGGCGAGACCGATGAGATGGGCTACCACGTTGCCTCCGATCCCGTGCACCTCCGCGATTTCCACGCGACGCTGCTGCACCTCTTCGGCTTCGAGCACCAGCGACTGGCGTTCCCGTTCCAAGGACTGGACCAGAAGCTAACTGGGGTGAAGCCTGCGAAGGTGGTGAAGGGGATTCTCGCTTAG
- a CDS encoding PSD1 and planctomycete cytochrome C domain-containing protein gives MIAKAHLGTLLAFALPVQAEVDFASQVRPVLNSHCTACHGGVKEAGEVSFIYRDKALGKGKSGKQIIVPGDPAASEAMVRVLSTDPDEVMPKPEHGPRLADGEIATLRQWIKEGAKWGEHWSFVAPEKHTAPAVKDTAWPRNDIDRFLLARMEREGLKPSKEADKAALLRRVSLDLTGLPPSIAELDAYLADNSPDAYNKQVTRLLASPRFGERWASVWMDLARYADSEGLGLDSRRDVWKYRDWLIGAFNRDEPYDQFTIEQLAGDLLPNATLDQRIATTFHRLTQANNEGGTDDEEFRVVATMDRVATTWEVWQGVTMGCVQCHSHPYDPIRHDEYYRFMAYFNQAVDNDVPENHPVLRVPLDNARYAEAGSLQDKIGRLEEQIHERRNSVASHSAWVNPTGMTGSSQRAKLEMVKHDGVEEFRTIGNVAAGAVHTLDIPKPVELRKLTAFRVEIRPVDEAKAIHTPEWGAMIRKFELQLVGADGKATTVPLAEVIADEAHPEFDPNLSIKGSNRGWGQYTKIFQPRHAIVTLKEPLEIPAGATLRVILNHATDSAGGAYPLIAKRGRIALTDDPEWTKPDAEVEAMKKELSDARKTLAAIPSTTTPVMRDLPTDLARQTREFIRGNWIDKGQVIDKPGTPAIFPPMPEGKTPDRLAMAQWIASPRNPLTARVAVNRFWLELFGTGIVPTPEDFGSAGEKPTHPELLDTLAVRFETDMKWSIKTLLRELVSTAAYRQDATISPEMAEKDAGNRLLARGPRQRLTGEMARDNALAVAGLIANRDGGPPTNPPLPAGVWKPFDSGDKWMTPAEGDPGRYSRSVYVYWKRSIPYPTLATFDAPTREMCSKRRILSNTPLQALAVLNDPAFEECAKGLARQMKYKADGDVDTRLSLGYRTATSRAITPDRLAELRTLFQKLEKDYAANPKLMEGMAGTPDGAAYTVVASVLLNLDEALIR, from the coding sequence ATGATTGCCAAAGCCCATCTTGGAACGCTTCTGGCGTTCGCGTTGCCCGTTCAGGCGGAGGTCGATTTCGCCAGCCAAGTGAGACCGGTCCTGAACTCCCACTGCACCGCCTGCCACGGCGGAGTGAAGGAAGCAGGCGAGGTCTCGTTCATTTATCGCGACAAGGCACTCGGAAAGGGGAAGTCCGGCAAGCAGATCATCGTCCCGGGTGATCCCGCAGCCTCGGAGGCGATGGTGCGCGTGCTTTCAACCGATCCCGATGAGGTCATGCCGAAGCCCGAGCATGGTCCGCGACTGGCAGACGGTGAGATCGCTACGCTGCGCCAGTGGATCAAGGAAGGCGCGAAGTGGGGCGAGCATTGGTCATTCGTCGCACCGGAGAAGCACACGGCACCGGCGGTGAAAGACACGGCGTGGCCCCGCAACGACATCGACCGCTTCCTGCTCGCGAGGATGGAGAGAGAAGGACTGAAGCCGTCGAAGGAGGCGGACAAGGCAGCTTTGCTGCGGCGGGTCTCGCTGGATCTAACAGGACTACCGCCATCGATCGCGGAACTGGATGCCTATCTCGCCGACAATTCGCCCGACGCCTACAACAAGCAGGTGACGCGCCTGTTAGCCTCGCCGCGCTTTGGCGAACGCTGGGCCAGCGTGTGGATGGATCTGGCCCGCTACGCGGACTCGGAGGGCCTCGGCCTCGATAGCAGGCGCGATGTCTGGAAATACCGCGACTGGCTGATCGGGGCCTTCAATCGCGACGAGCCTTACGATCAATTCACCATCGAGCAACTCGCAGGCGATCTGCTTCCGAACGCAACCCTCGACCAGCGGATCGCCACCACCTTTCACCGGCTCACCCAGGCAAACAACGAAGGCGGCACGGATGACGAAGAGTTCCGCGTGGTCGCCACCATGGACCGGGTCGCCACGACCTGGGAAGTCTGGCAAGGCGTCACCATGGGCTGCGTGCAATGCCACAGCCATCCCTACGACCCAATCCGCCACGACGAGTATTATCGCTTCATGGCCTACTTCAATCAGGCCGTGGACAATGACGTGCCGGAGAATCATCCGGTGCTGCGCGTGCCGCTCGATAACGCCCGCTACGCGGAGGCCGGCAGCTTGCAGGACAAGATCGGCCGATTGGAAGAGCAGATCCACGAGCGACGAAACTCCGTCGCTTCTCATTCGGCGTGGGTGAATCCGACCGGTATGACAGGCAGCAGCCAGAGGGCAAAGCTGGAGATGGTGAAGCACGATGGCGTGGAAGAGTTCCGCACCATTGGCAACGTCGCCGCCGGCGCCGTGCATACCCTCGACATTCCGAAGCCCGTGGAGCTTCGGAAACTCACTGCATTCCGTGTGGAGATCCGTCCGGTCGATGAGGCCAAGGCGATCCACACCCCGGAGTGGGGAGCGATGATCCGGAAGTTCGAGCTGCAACTCGTCGGCGCCGATGGCAAGGCAACGACGGTTCCCTTGGCTGAGGTCATCGCGGACGAGGCTCATCCGGAGTTTGATCCGAATCTCTCAATCAAGGGGTCGAACCGTGGCTGGGGACAATACACCAAGATCTTCCAGCCCCGGCACGCGATCGTCACTTTGAAGGAACCGCTGGAGATCCCGGCTGGAGCCACGCTGCGGGTAATCCTCAACCATGCCACCGATTCGGCGGGAGGGGCCTATCCGCTGATCGCGAAGCGAGGACGCATCGCACTGACCGATGACCCCGAGTGGACCAAGCCCGACGCCGAGGTCGAGGCGATGAAGAAGGAACTGTCAGATGCCCGGAAGACGCTCGCAGCCATCCCATCCACGACCACGCCGGTGATGCGCGATCTGCCGACCGACCTGGCGCGGCAGACTCGCGAATTCATCCGCGGGAACTGGATCGACAAGGGCCAAGTCATCGACAAGCCCGGCACGCCCGCGATCTTTCCGCCGATGCCCGAGGGCAAGACCCCGGACCGTCTTGCCATGGCGCAATGGATTGCCTCACCGCGCAATCCCCTGACAGCGCGCGTGGCCGTGAACCGCTTCTGGCTGGAGCTGTTCGGCACCGGCATCGTTCCCACGCCCGAGGATTTTGGCTCGGCGGGCGAGAAGCCAACCCATCCCGAACTGCTGGATACCTTGGCCGTGCGTTTCGAGACCGACATGAAGTGGAGCATCAAGACGCTGCTGCGTGAATTGGTGAGCACGGCTGCGTATCGGCAGGATGCGACGATTTCCCCGGAAATGGCGGAAAAGGACGCAGGCAACCGCCTCCTCGCACGCGGCCCTCGCCAGCGCCTGACCGGCGAGATGGCCCGGGACAACGCGCTGGCCGTGGCAGGCTTGATCGCCAATCGCGACGGCGGCCCGCCGACCAATCCACCGCTGCCGGCCGGAGTATGGAAGCCCTTCGACTCCGGCGACAAATGGATGACGCCCGCCGAAGGAGATCCCGGCCGCTACAGCCGATCCGTGTATGTCTACTGGAAGCGTAGTATTCCGTATCCTACGTTGGCCACCTTTGATGCGCCAACCCGCGAGATGTGCTCGAAGCGGCGCATCCTTTCCAACACGCCCCTGCAAGCGCTGGCGGTGCTGAATGACCCGGCTTTCGAGGAATGCGCGAAGGGCCTGGCGCGACAAATGAAATACAAAGCCGATGGCGACGTGGATACACGGCTGTCGCTCGGCTACCGCACCGCCACCTCACGGGCCATCACCCCGGACCGGCTCGCCGAACTCCGGACGCTCTTCCAGAAGCTCGAAAAAGACTACGCCGCAAATCCCAAGCTCATGGAAGGGATGGCCGGCACACCCGATGGCGCAGCCTACACCGTGGTTGCCTCGGTATTGCTCAATCTCGATGAAGCCTTGATTCGCTGA
- a CDS encoding sigma-70 family RNA polymerase sigma factor, whose protein sequence is MSAEPHSAEERIVGLIARHQPEIHRYVLSLLPDRMLADDVVQETNLVLWRKAAEYDPVQPFLPWALTIAWYQVKAARRDSGRDRHVFDDSLVEILAAEHRESDGREAELDAALEKCLGELSESNRGLILARYTPGASVQDLAAERKQTPTALSLTLMRIRKALETCIERKLATP, encoded by the coding sequence ATGTCCGCCGAACCGCATAGCGCCGAGGAAAGAATCGTGGGCCTGATCGCCCGGCACCAGCCGGAGATCCACCGCTACGTGCTCTCCCTGCTTCCCGACCGGATGCTGGCCGATGATGTGGTGCAGGAGACCAACCTGGTCCTGTGGCGAAAGGCGGCGGAGTACGATCCCGTCCAGCCTTTCCTCCCCTGGGCGCTGACCATCGCGTGGTATCAGGTGAAGGCCGCACGCCGAGATTCCGGCCGCGACCGCCATGTCTTCGATGATTCGCTGGTGGAGATCCTGGCGGCAGAGCATCGCGAATCCGACGGCAGGGAGGCGGAGCTCGATGCGGCATTGGAGAAATGCCTCGGCGAACTTTCTGAAAGCAACCGGGGGCTGATCCTCGCCCGCTACACGCCGGGTGCCTCCGTGCAAGACCTCGCGGCCGAGCGGAAGCAGACGCCGACTGCCCTTTCGCTCACCCTAATGCGGATCCGCAAGGCGCTGGAAACCTGCATCGAACGCAAACTCGCCACGCCATGA
- a CDS encoding discoidin domain-containing protein codes for MKEDRLDLLLNALFEESLGEDERAELNALLASAPQSRGRYRRVAAIHSALARKAASPSFFEAPAAAGSKVTAFPKRRLAIAAVAAVAMLAAGISIMLLQSRGPVANVLETQSVAWAEGSAAPSSGRLPVAVPLEFTRGFVRLGFPSGANVTLEAPCRFRLDEKEALSVLHGRASVHTPHGAEGFRIDTPGGRFVDLGTEFGLAVGSDGSTPVVLTEVFKGEVNIEATNTRLTIGESRALVREEGKPKLLAALDESPVMLVNHLEGLPGSASTEGNLALGKPVFSPGYCTRPHGSVFPPDNLTDGRLNDSGVPGDWSFWLAPDGESGEFTVDLLQSETIGRVSLQNTNNRGNDDRGTESFVLLGSLDNKTFFPLTDGKLPRITDGKGSEFPFIDFSFAPVESRYVKLVVTSHYRHPKRPIDHPCQGGGLNEIRIFAE; via the coding sequence ATGAAGGAAGACCGGCTTGATCTGCTGTTGAATGCGCTTTTCGAGGAAAGCCTCGGTGAGGACGAGCGTGCCGAGTTGAATGCCTTGCTGGCCTCCGCCCCGCAATCGCGAGGCCGCTATCGCCGGGTCGCAGCGATTCACTCGGCATTGGCGCGGAAGGCTGCGTCGCCATCGTTTTTTGAAGCACCTGCCGCCGCCGGGTCGAAGGTGACCGCCTTCCCGAAGCGCCGGTTGGCGATCGCTGCGGTAGCAGCCGTGGCGATGCTGGCGGCAGGGATCTCGATCATGCTCCTTCAGTCGCGTGGACCGGTGGCGAATGTCTTGGAAACCCAGAGCGTCGCTTGGGCGGAAGGCTCGGCGGCCCCCTCGTCAGGTCGCCTGCCGGTGGCCGTGCCACTGGAGTTCACGCGCGGATTCGTGCGACTCGGATTTCCCAGCGGCGCAAATGTCACTCTCGAAGCACCTTGCCGTTTCCGCCTCGATGAAAAGGAAGCGCTTTCAGTGCTCCATGGACGGGCATCCGTCCACACACCGCATGGTGCGGAGGGCTTCCGCATCGACACCCCTGGCGGACGCTTTGTCGATCTTGGCACCGAGTTCGGCCTGGCAGTGGGCAGCGACGGCAGCACGCCGGTGGTACTCACCGAAGTTTTCAAGGGCGAGGTGAACATCGAGGCGACGAACACCCGCCTGACCATCGGCGAAAGCCGGGCGCTGGTGCGCGAGGAAGGGAAGCCGAAGCTGCTCGCCGCGCTGGACGAGTCGCCGGTGATGCTGGTGAACCACCTCGAAGGCTTGCCCGGATCCGCTTCGACCGAAGGCAATCTCGCGCTCGGCAAGCCGGTCTTCAGCCCGGGTTACTGCACCCGTCCGCATGGATCGGTCTTCCCGCCGGACAATCTCACCGATGGCCGCTTGAATGACAGCGGTGTGCCCGGTGATTGGTCCTTCTGGCTCGCTCCGGATGGTGAGAGCGGTGAGTTCACCGTGGACTTGTTGCAGTCGGAGACGATCGGCCGGGTCTCCCTGCAGAATACGAACAATCGCGGCAACGATGACCGTGGCACGGAGAGCTTCGTCCTGCTCGGGTCACTCGACAATAAGACCTTCTTCCCGCTGACCGATGGAAAACTGCCGCGCATCACCGATGGCAAAGGGAGCGAGTTTCCCTTCATCGACTTCAGCTTCGCGCCCGTCGAGTCCCGCTATGTGAAGCTGGTGGTGACGAGCCACTATCGCCACCCCAAGCGCCCCATCGATCATCCGTGCCAAGGTGGCGGGCTGAATGAAATCCGGATTTTCGCTGAATGA